In Arenicella xantha, the genomic window TCGATAACCCACATCGGCGCCCAAGTGCCTTTCAGCAAACTCAGATCTTCGCCTAATTTATTGCGTAAGGCGGCTAATGAGTCATTAACCACTTTTGCCGTGTCAGCACCAAAGAACACTAAGTCTCCGTCTTGCGCTTCAACGCGCAACATTATGTCGTTAAGCGCAGCATCTGATAAGTTCTTGACGATAGGCGACTGCAGACCATCACGGCCAGCCTCCAAATCATTGACCTTGATATACGCCAACCCTTTAGCACCATAATTACCAACAAAGTCTGCGTAATTATCGATTTCCTTGCGGCTAAGTCGAGAAGAACCTTTAGGTACTCGCAATGCAGCCACTCGCCCATGACCAGAATTAGCGGGCCCAGAGAACACTTTAAAATCCTCTTCTTTAACCAAATCAGTAACCGATACCAGTTTCAGCGGGTTACGCAGATCTGGGCGGTCAATACCGTATTGCTCTATCGCATCAGCATAGGTCATGCGCGGAAACTCGGCTGGCAACTCAACATCTAAGGTGATTTTGAATAGATCACGAATCATGGTTTCCATCATGTCCATGATTTCGTCTTCATTCATGAACGACGTTTCAATATCCAACTGAGTAAACTCAGGTTGACGATCAGCACGTAAATCCTCATCACGAAAACAGCGTGCGATCTGATAATAGCGCTCAAATCCAGCAACCATTAACAGCTGCTTAAACAGTTGCGGAGATTGCGGCAAGGCAAAAAACTCACCAGCATGAACGCGGCTTGGCACCAAATAATCACGCGCACCTTCAGGTGTGGATTTGGTCAAAATCGGAGTTTCTATATCAACAAAATTTTCAGCTTCAAGAAAATCTCGAAAATACTTAGTGACGCGACTCCGCAAACGGAAAATCTTCTGCATTTGCTCACGTCGTAAATCTAAGTAGCGGTACTTTAAGCGAACCGCCTCACTAACATCATCTTCGTCTAACTGAAAAGGAATCGGGTCAGAGCGATTTAACACATTAATTTCAGTCGCGTAGACTTCCACCATACCAGTTGGCAAATCACTATTGGTCGTACCTTCTGGACGCGCGCGTACCTTAGCCGTGACTTGCAGCACATGCTCATTGCGCACTGTGTCTGCCACTGCAAAGGCGTCCACCGCATCTGGGTCGACGACCACTTGCAATAGACCCGACGCGTCGCGCAAGTCGATAAAGATCACGCCACCATGATCACGGCGTTTTTGAGCCCATCCAGAGACGCTAACAACAGTATCAATTAGGGATTCATTAACTTCGCCACAGCGGTGACTACGTAGTGCTTTCATTCTTCTCTCGTTTAGCTTTTGCAGCTTGCTTTGCTTTGGTACGTTGTAGTTCATCAGCCATTTTCTTGGCTTCAACCGGGTCGTCAAGCGGGTTAACCACACCGGCTGACAAAATCATTTTTAATCCGACTTCCACCGGCACATTGAGGCGCATCACTTCAGACGGAGGCACCATAATATAAAATCCTGATGTAGGGTTTGGCGTAGTAGGTACATAAATGTTGATCAAATCTTTACCCACAACCTGCTGAAATTTTTTCGGTGTATCTCCCGTTACAAACGCCAGCATCCACAAACCACGCCGCGGATACTCTACCAACACCACTTCTCTAAATGATTGGCTTGCATCCGCGAATAAGCTTGCAGTAATTTGTTTTACTGCACCATATACCGTGCGCACCAGCGGGATTCGAGCGAGCACAGACTCCCAAGCGCTAATCAGTCGACGACCAAAGAAGTTGGCCACGATCAAGCCAGTAACAATCACCAACGCCAGGGTTAGAATAACGCCAAGCCCTGGAATCTGAAAACCAATCAGCGTCTCAGGTCGCAGCGAATGCGGCAGTAACAATAAACTGCGGTCGATCAAACGAATCGCAAATGACAATACGACATAGGTCGCCACCAATGGCAACCAGACCAATAGGCCTGCAACAAAATAACGACGCAGCCAAATCATCATGACTTACTCGGCTCCGGCGCTAGCAGGACCTGCAGAAGAGCTCGACTTGGTATCTGAGGAAGCCTCAGATCCGGCCGCCTTAGCGGCCGCAGGCTTACCCGAATTTTTAAAATCAGTCTCGTACCAACCGGTTCCTTTTAGCTTGAACGCGGCAGCGGTGATCTGTTTTTGCAAGGCTGGAGCCTGACACTCAGGGCAATCCGTCAGTTTTGCGTCACTCATTTTTTGCAACGCTTCCAAGGAATGACCACAGTCAGCACAGCGATATAGATAGATTGGCATGGAAAATTACTCGTAGATTTCTAAAATAGGCTTGTCGCCCGCATTCCTGCAGCCTATAACTAGGCCGCGCATTATACCGCTAACTGCCGGCGATCGTCATATTTTCAATGACAATTGACCCACATTCGGTATTTCCGCGTGTATCGTAGTCATTGCCCAGCGCCACCATATGCTGATACATGTCCAGCAAATTGCCCGCAATGGTGATTTCTTCAACCGGATACTGAATCACACCGTTCTCAACCCAGTAACCGGCAGCGCCGCGCGAGTAGTCGCCCGTAACCATATTGATGCCCGAGCCAATGAGTTCTGTCACCAGTAAGCCTGTAGTCATTTGACTCAATAACTCAGCAAAATCTTGACCCGTGTTCGAGACTCTAAGGTTGCGCACTCCACCAGAATTAGCGGTTGACTGCAAACCCAGCTTGCGAGCGGTATATGAGGCCAAGACGTAGCCCTGTAAGACACCGCCGCTGACTAAGCTACGCTGCGCCTGTGTCGCGGTGCCCTCACCATCATGGTAGGCACTGCCAGCAGCGCCAAGAATATGAGGGTTTTCGGTAATCGAGACAAAGTCTGGCAACACTTGTTGACCGACTTTATCTAACATAAAACTAGCCTTTTTATAGATTGCGCCGCCTTTTAAGGCACCAATAAGATGGCCAATAAGCGATTTAGCTGACGAAGGATCAAACATAACTGGCGCTTGGCATGAACCAATCTGCTTTGCACCTAAGCGTTCAACGGTGCGTCGCGCAGCAGTTAAACCGATTTCTTCTGCGGTCTGTAATTTTAGGGGGTTTCGATTGCTGTCATACCAATAGTCGCGCTGCATTGAGTCATCTTTGCCGCCAATAACTGAACACGAAATACTATGTTGACTACTTGACGTCTCACTCAAAAAGCCATGGGAATTAGCGTAGACCGCACACCCACTGTAAGAGTTCACTGACGCTCCCTCAGTGTTACTAATTCGACTGTCTGCATCCAGCGCTGCCGACTCACACTGCAACGCGATATCGGCTAACTGACTAACATCGTCAGTCCACGGATGATATAAATCAAG contains:
- the aspS gene encoding aspartate--tRNA ligase yields the protein MKALRSHRCGEVNESLIDTVVSVSGWAQKRRDHGGVIFIDLRDASGLLQVVVDPDAVDAFAVADTVRNEHVLQVTAKVRARPEGTTNSDLPTGMVEVYATEINVLNRSDPIPFQLDEDDVSEAVRLKYRYLDLRREQMQKIFRLRSRVTKYFRDFLEAENFVDIETPILTKSTPEGARDYLVPSRVHAGEFFALPQSPQLFKQLLMVAGFERYYQIARCFRDEDLRADRQPEFTQLDIETSFMNEDEIMDMMETMIRDLFKITLDVELPAEFPRMTYADAIEQYGIDRPDLRNPLKLVSVTDLVKEEDFKVFSGPANSGHGRVAALRVPKGSSRLSRKEIDNYADFVGNYGAKGLAYIKVNDLEAGRDGLQSPIVKNLSDAALNDIMLRVEAQDGDLVFFGADTAKVVNDSLAALRNKLGEDLSLLKGTWAPMWVIDFPMFEKDSTSGRWTSLHHPFTAPKLDQLDELSSNPGNVLSRAYDMVLNGTELGGGSIRIHQTDVQKQAFTALGIDDQEAEEKFGFLLDALRYGAPPHGGIAFGIDRIVAMMSGVDSIRDVIAFPKTQKASCLLTDAPSGVDKTQLRDLHIRLSASAQAAQNATQEEGESS
- a CDS encoding DUF502 domain-containing protein codes for the protein MMIWLRRYFVAGLLVWLPLVATYVVLSFAIRLIDRSLLLLPHSLRPETLIGFQIPGLGVILTLALVIVTGLIVANFFGRRLISAWESVLARIPLVRTVYGAVKQITASLFADASQSFREVVLVEYPRRGLWMLAFVTGDTPKKFQQVVGKDLINIYVPTTPNPTSGFYIMVPPSEVMRLNVPVEVGLKMILSAGVVNPLDDPVEAKKMADELQRTKAKQAAKAKREKNESTT
- a CDS encoding FmdB family zinc ribbon protein, coding for MPIYLYRCADCGHSLEALQKMSDAKLTDCPECQAPALQKQITAAAFKLKGTGWYETDFKNSGKPAAAKAAGSEASSDTKSSSSAGPASAGAE
- the pmbA gene encoding metalloprotease PmbA, with translation MSKLNTGVGVNLTDAAQFALEYAKQSGADQSEVSLHLGTGVSVTARQRELETVEKHNDAQLVVSVYREHKTGSASSADLSESGIKASVDAAMSIARYTGADDCLGLADADGMATKPLDLDLYHPWTDDVSQLADIALQCESAALDADSRISNTEGASVNSYSGCAVYANSHGFLSETSSSQHSISCSVIGGKDDSMQRDYWYDSNRNPLKLQTAEEIGLTAARRTVERLGAKQIGSCQAPVMFDPSSAKSLIGHLIGALKGGAIYKKASFMLDKVGQQVLPDFVSITENPHILGAAGSAYHDGEGTATQAQRSLVSGGVLQGYVLASYTARKLGLQSTANSGGVRNLRVSNTGQDFAELLSQMTTGLLVTELIGSGINMVTGDYSRGAAGYWVENGVIQYPVEEITIAGNLLDMYQHMVALGNDYDTRGNTECGSIVIENMTIAGS